One window of Campylobacter sp. RM12651 genomic DNA carries:
- a CDS encoding quinone-dependent dihydroorotate dehydrogenase, with protein sequence MYELAKKVIFKFDPEDMHHLVIKALKTQRFLKVVDYKKTYKNLENELINMKFSNPIGLAAGFDKNAEVVAPLANLGFGFIEVGAITPKAQPGNPRPRIERLVDELSIRNAMGFNNDGVEVAKANLMRENFSKLPPIFINIGKNKVTPNEEAINDYEILVRELKPYADAFVINISSPNTPNLRDLQNAKFIEEIFTRLNAINDVPKFIKFAPDMDFGLATELSLTALNANACGVILSNTTQDYSLSKKPDLTKAGGLSGKVLAEKSLNMLKAIAPSVHKKGIIISSGGIFDAAQAYERIKWGASLVQVLSSMIFVGPRIARNINDELTKLIENDGLSSINQAIGVEL encoded by the coding sequence ATGTATGAATTAGCAAAAAAAGTTATATTTAAGTTTGACCCTGAAGATATGCACCATTTAGTAATCAAAGCTCTTAAAACTCAAAGATTTTTAAAAGTAGTTGATTATAAAAAAACTTATAAGAATTTAGAAAATGAATTAATAAATATGAAATTTTCTAATCCTATTGGACTTGCAGCAGGATTTGATAAAAATGCTGAAGTAGTAGCTCCTTTAGCAAATCTTGGCTTTGGTTTCATTGAAGTCGGAGCAATCACTCCTAAGGCTCAGCCAGGTAATCCTCGCCCAAGAATTGAAAGATTAGTAGATGAGCTTAGCATTCGCAATGCAATGGGGTTTAATAATGACGGCGTAGAAGTTGCAAAAGCAAATTTAATGCGTGAGAATTTCTCAAAACTACCTCCGATTTTTATAAATATAGGTAAAAATAAGGTTACACCTAATGAAGAAGCGATAAATGATTATGAGATTTTAGTTCGTGAGCTAAAGCCTTATGCAGACGCTTTTGTAATTAATATAAGTTCGCCTAATACTCCAAATCTAAGAGATTTACAAAATGCTAAATTTATTGAAGAAATTTTTACTAGACTAAATGCTATTAATGATGTGCCAAAATTTATAAAATTTGCTCCTGATATGGACTTTGGCTTGGCTACTGAATTAAGTCTAACAGCTTTAAATGCTAATGCTTGCGGAGTGATTTTAAGCAATACTACGCAAGATTATTCGCTTAGCAAAAAGCCTGATTTAACCAAGGCAGGTGGTCTAAGTGGTAAAGTATTAGCCGAAAAGTCTTTAAATATGCTAAAAGCAATCGCACCAAGCGTGCATAAAAAAGGCATAATTATTAGTAGTGGCGGGATATTTGACGCAGCTCAAGCTTATGAGCGTATAAAATGGGGTGCTAGTTTAGTTCAAGTGCTTTCATCTATGATTTTCGTTGGACCTAGAATTGCTAGAAATATAAATGATGAGCTTACAAAATTAATAGAAAACGACGGCTTAAGCTCGATTAATCAAGCCATCGGCGTAGAATTATAA
- the hemN gene encoding oxygen-independent coproporphyrinogen III oxidase has protein sequence MDFSVLAKYQTSGPRYTSYPTAIEFGEDYKYDDFIKDLESNENKPLSLYFHLPFCRSACYFCGCNVIYTANEDKKERYLDYILRELDILKTHLKTKKAIQMHFGGGTPTFFSAAQLEILLKKINEIFEFLPDSELSCEIDPRFLNVEQMSVFAKYGINRISFGVQDFDPKVQKEIHRIQPYEITENAVKLARANGVKSINTDLIYGLPYQDLNSFSKTLETILKINPDRLAVFNYAHVPWIKKNMRKFDESTIPEAKTKLEILKHTAKFLGENGYKMIGMDHFAKPNDELFKALENGTLHRNFQGYTTKGGAILVGVGLTSIGEGLNYYAQNYKDLNLYEAAIDNGKLPFHRGIKLNNDDLIRKAVIMSLMANFSLNIKEIEKEFKIVFWDYFNDAKEYLKTYAEFLQISDDEIKVNETGTLLIRNICMGFDAYMKNKGEKTFSKTL, from the coding sequence ATGGATTTTAGTGTATTAGCAAAATATCAAACAAGTGGCCCAAGATATACTTCATATCCAACAGCTATTGAGTTTGGCGAAGATTATAAATATGATGATTTTATAAAAGATTTAGAAAGTAACGAGAATAAGCCTTTATCGCTTTATTTTCACTTGCCGTTTTGTCGTTCGGCTTGTTATTTTTGTGGCTGTAATGTAATTTATACAGCTAATGAAGATAAAAAAGAAAGGTATTTAGATTATATTTTAAGAGAGCTTGATATTTTAAAAACTCATCTTAAGACAAAAAAAGCTATTCAAATGCACTTTGGCGGTGGAACGCCTACATTTTTTAGTGCAGCTCAACTTGAAATCTTGCTTAAAAAAATTAATGAAATATTTGAGTTTTTACCTGATAGTGAGCTTTCTTGTGAGATTGACCCTAGATTTTTAAATGTTGAACAAATGAGCGTATTTGCAAAATACGGCATAAATAGAATTAGCTTTGGTGTGCAAGATTTTGACCCTAAAGTGCAAAAAGAAATTCATAGAATTCAACCTTACGAAATTACAGAAAATGCAGTAAAACTAGCAAGAGCAAATGGGGTAAAAAGTATAAATACTGATTTAATTTACGGACTTCCTTATCAGGATTTAAACTCATTTAGCAAAACGCTTGAGACAATTTTAAAAATAAATCCTGATAGACTTGCTGTATTTAATTACGCTCATGTGCCTTGGATTAAAAAGAATATGAGAAAATTTGATGAAAGCACTATTCCTGAAGCTAAAACTAAGTTAGAAATTCTAAAACATACTGCGAAATTTTTAGGCGAAAATGGCTATAAAATGATAGGAATGGATCATTTTGCTAAACCAAATGATGAATTATTTAAGGCTTTAGAAAATGGCACACTTCATAGGAATTTTCAAGGATATACTACAAAAGGTGGAGCTATTTTGGTTGGCGTTGGGCTTACTAGTATTGGAGAAGGACTTAATTATTACGCACAAAATTATAAAGATTTAAACCTTTATGAAGCAGCTATTGATAATGGCAAATTACCATTTCATAGGGGAATTAAACTTAATAATGATGATTTAATTAGAAAAGCTGTAATAATGAGCTTAATGGCTAATTTTAGTCTTAATATTAAAGAAATTGAAAAAGAATTTAAAATAGTATTTTGGGATTATTTTAACGATGCAAAAGAGTATTTAAAAACTTATGCTGAATTTTTACAAATTAGTGATGATGAAATAAAAGTAAATGAAACAGGCACATTATTAATCCGTAATATTTGTATGGGATTTGATGCTTATATGAAAAATAAAGGTGAAAAGACCTTTTCAAAAACATTATAA
- the hemB gene encoding porphobilinogen synthase, with product MRKFRRLRKSPIIRDLVKENQLSLNDLIYPLFVVDKKNAKIEIKSMPGVYQLGFDELLAECENCLKLGIKSILLFGVLDESAKDSCGSDAMSDNGLIARAIRAIKERFGDSLYLIADLCFCEYTDHGHCGVLDEDGYLNNEITLLNSSKQALVMARAGVDMIAPSGMMDGIIKTLRTTLDENGFDTLPIMAYSTKFASAYYGPFRDVANSAPKKGDRKAYQMDYANGKEALNESLEDEKQGADILMVKPALAYLDVVKEISQNSLLPLCVYNVSGEYSMLKNAGIAGLVDYPKILMETMISFKRAGAKLIITYHAKELAEMLRG from the coding sequence GTGCGTAAATTTAGACGACTTAGAAAAAGCCCTATAATTAGGGATTTAGTAAAGGAAAACCAACTTAGCTTAAACGATTTGATTTACCCTTTATTTGTAGTAGATAAAAAAAATGCAAAAATTGAGATTAAATCAATGCCAGGAGTTTATCAATTAGGATTTGATGAATTACTAGCAGAATGTGAAAATTGTTTAAAGCTTGGAATTAAGAGTATTTTATTATTTGGCGTATTAGATGAAAGTGCAAAAGATAGCTGCGGAAGTGATGCAATGAGCGATAATGGGCTTATAGCTCGTGCTATTAGAGCTATTAAAGAGCGTTTTGGTGATAGCTTATATTTAATTGCTGATTTATGCTTTTGTGAATACACAGACCACGGACATTGCGGAGTATTAGATGAAGATGGGTATTTAAATAATGAAATTACGCTTTTAAATTCTAGCAAACAAGCTTTAGTAATGGCTAGAGCTGGAGTTGATATGATTGCACCTAGCGGAATGATGGACGGAATAATAAAAACTTTAAGAACTACTTTAGATGAAAATGGCTTTGATACATTACCAATTATGGCTTATTCAACCAAATTCGCAAGTGCATACTATGGACCTTTCCGTGATGTGGCTAATTCAGCTCCTAAAAAAGGCGATAGAAAAGCTTATCAAATGGATTATGCAAACGGAAAAGAAGCTTTGAATGAAAGCTTAGAAGATGAAAAACAAGGTGCTGATATATTGATGGTAAAACCTGCTTTAGCATATTTAGATGTAGTTAAAGAAATTAGCCAAAACTCACTACTTCCACTATGCGTTTATAATGTAAGCGGGGAGTATTCAATGCTTAAAAACGCTGGAATAGCTGGGCTTGTAGATTATCCAAAAATCTTAATGGAAACTATGATTAGTTTTAAAAGAGCGGGTGCAAAACTAATAATCACTTATCACGCTAAAGAATTAGCCGAAATGTTAAGGGGATAA
- the ribA gene encoding GTP cyclohydrolase II, whose protein sequence is MLVEISKQANLPTRFGNFIIQSFKENEKEHLVIMKGEISDEINVRIHSECLTGDALGSLKCDCRDQLKASLRYIEANGGMVIYLRQEGRGIGLFNKVNAYNLQDNGFDTLEANLKLGFKDDERDYKIVDFILEYYKIKSVRLLTNNPLKLKAISKDVKRIPLIMQSNEYNKQYLKVKSCKMGHMLNE, encoded by the coding sequence ATGTTAGTTGAAATTTCAAAACAAGCAAATTTACCTACAAGATTTGGAAATTTTATTATCCAATCTTTTAAAGAAAACGAAAAAGAGCATTTAGTAATTATGAAAGGCGAAATTAGTGATGAGATTAATGTTCGCATACATTCTGAATGCCTTACAGGTGATGCTTTAGGTTCGCTTAAATGCGATTGTAGAGACCAATTAAAAGCATCTTTAAGATATATTGAAGCAAATGGCGGAATGGTTATTTATCTTCGTCAAGAAGGTCGTGGAATAGGTCTATTTAATAAAGTAAATGCTTATAATTTACAAGATAATGGATTTGATACACTTGAAGCGAATTTAAAACTAGGCTTTAAAGATGATGAAAGAGATTATAAAATAGTTGATTTTATACTTGAATATTACAAAATTAAAAGCGTAAGATTGCTTACAAATAATCCTTTAAAATTAAAAGCTATTAGTAAAGATGTAAAACGCATACCATTAATAATGCAAAGCAATGAATACAATAAACAATATCTAAAAGTTAAATCTTGCAAAATGGGGCATATGCTAAATGAATAA
- the rsmG gene encoding 16S rRNA (guanine(527)-N(7))-methyltransferase RsmG yields MNNEFLAFINSYEDELKKYNKVHNITRLKDIKAAALDSIEILNFVEFKSGINIADIGSGAGFPAIFLAFLKRDCNFYLYEPSYKKSAFLSLIKAKFNLDNVFIKPIKVECEKDLKCDLITSRAFAKTELIVTLCNDITNNNTKFILYKGSFVKDELDCLNEYKLHERNNRIFLEFYKKDFKIITN; encoded by the coding sequence ATGAATAATGAATTTTTAGCTTTTATAAATTCATATGAAGATGAATTAAAAAAATACAATAAAGTTCATAATATTACAAGATTAAAAGATATAAAAGCAGCAGCACTTGATAGTATTGAAATACTTAATTTCGTAGAATTTAAATCAGGAATTAATATAGCAGATATTGGCTCAGGTGCTGGTTTTCCTGCTATATTTTTAGCTTTTTTAAAAAGAGATTGTAATTTTTATTTGTATGAGCCAAGTTATAAAAAATCAGCATTTTTATCGCTAATTAAAGCTAAGTTTAATTTAGATAATGTGTTTATTAAACCTATAAAAGTTGAATGTGAAAAAGACTTAAAATGCGATTTGATAACTTCAAGAGCTTTTGCAAAAACAGAACTAATTGTTACTTTATGTAATGATATAACCAATAATAATACGAAATTTATTTTATACAAAGGCTCATTCGTAAAAGATGAGCTAGATTGCTTAAATGAATATAAATTACACGAGAGAAATAATAGAATTTTTTTAGAATTTTATAAAAAAGATTTCAAAATTATTACAAATTAA
- the ccoN gene encoding cytochrome-c oxidase, cbb3-type subunit I translates to MANPSQNLGYDYTVAKWFMFACILFGIIGMGIGTLIAFQLAFPELNNIAGEYSTFGRLRPLHTNGVVYGFMLSGIWATWYYVGQRVLKVSLRESKFLMFIGKAHFIIFMITILLAVVSLFAGVTTSKEYAELEWPFDIAVVVIWVLWGMGIFGLIGIRREKSLYISIWYYIATFLGVAMLYLFNNMEVPTKLVTGMGSWLHSVSMYAGSNDALIQWWWGHNAVAFVFTVAIIAEIYYFLPKESGQPVFSYKLSLFSFWSLMFIYLWAGGHHLIYSTVPDWMQTMGSIFSVVLILPSWGSAINILLTMKGEWHQVKESPLIKFMIFASTFYMFSTLEGSIQSVKSINALAHFTDWIPGHVHDGTLGWVGFMTMAAIYHMTPRVFKKEIYSKKIMEYQFTIQTLGIVLFFSSMWIAGITQGMMWRAYDDYGTLTYSFIDTVIALHPYFIIRAIGGLLYLIGFFMFAYNIYKSVTSSRSVEVEPKSASPMQA, encoded by the coding sequence ATGGCAAATCCATCGCAAAATCTTGGCTATGATTATACCGTAGCTAAGTGGTTTATGTTCGCATGTATTTTGTTTGGCATAATCGGTATGGGAATTGGAACTTTAATCGCGTTTCAATTAGCATTTCCTGAGCTAAATAATATTGCAGGTGAATATTCTACATTTGGCCGCCTAAGACCACTTCATACAAACGGAGTTGTTTATGGCTTTATGCTTTCAGGTATTTGGGCTACTTGGTATTATGTAGGTCAAAGAGTTTTAAAAGTTTCATTAAGAGAATCAAAATTCTTAATGTTCATAGGTAAAGCTCATTTTATAATCTTTATGATTACTATATTATTAGCTGTTGTAAGTCTTTTTGCTGGTGTTACAACTTCAAAAGAATACGCAGAACTTGAATGGCCTTTTGATATAGCAGTTGTTGTTATTTGGGTTTTATGGGGTATGGGAATTTTTGGACTTATTGGAATTCGCCGTGAAAAAAGTCTTTATATTTCTATTTGGTATTACATTGCGACATTTTTAGGTGTAGCAATGCTTTATTTATTTAATAATATGGAAGTTCCTACAAAATTAGTTACAGGAATGGGTTCTTGGCTTCATTCAGTATCTATGTATGCAGGAAGTAATGATGCTTTAATTCAATGGTGGTGGGGACATAATGCGGTTGCTTTTGTTTTCACGGTTGCAATTATTGCTGAAATATATTATTTCTTACCAAAAGAAAGTGGTCAGCCAGTATTTTCTTATAAATTATCACTATTTTCATTCTGGTCTTTAATGTTTATATATTTATGGGCAGGCGGACACCATTTGATTTATTCAACCGTTCCTGATTGGATGCAAACAATGGGTTCAATTTTCTCTGTTGTATTAATATTACCAAGTTGGGGTAGTGCAATCAATATCTTACTTACAATGAAAGGTGAATGGCACCAAGTAAAAGAAAGCCCATTAATTAAGTTTATGATTTTTGCTTCAACATTTTATATGTTCAGCACACTTGAGGGCTCAATTCAATCAGTTAAATCAATCAATGCTCTAGCACACTTTACAGACTGGATTCCAGGACACGTGCATGATGGAACACTTGGTTGGGTAGGATTTATGACTATGGCTGCAATTTATCATATGACTCCAAGAGTATTTAAAAAAGAGATTTATAGTAAAAAAATTATGGAATACCAATTTACTATCCAAACTTTAGGAATTGTATTATTCTTTAGCTCAATGTGGATTGCTGGAATTACTCAAGGTATGATGTGGAGAGCTTATGATGATTATGGAACTCTAACTTATTCATTTATTGATACTGTTATAGCACTACATCCTTATTTTATAATAAGAGCTATTGGTGGTTTATTATATTTAATAGGATTTTTTATGTTTGCTTATAATATTTATAAGTCAGTTACTTCAAGCAGAAGCGTTGAAGTTGAACCAAAATCAGCAAGTCCAATGCAAGCGTAA
- the ccoO gene encoding cytochrome-c oxidase, cbb3-type subunit II has translation MFSWLEKNPFFFAVFVFVVIAYAGVVEILPAFSPNARPIESKKPYTALELAGRHVYIKESCNACHSQLIRPFKAETDRYGAYSKAGEYAYDRPFLWGSKRTGPDLMRVGNYRTTDWHENHMKKPVSVVPSSIMPEYPHLFKKNSDLDTAYAEALTVKKVFNVPYDEEGYPKLGTYEDARKMMVEQATPIVDAMSDEEVKQAFEPCRANALDSKCEIKEIVALIAYLNSLK, from the coding sequence ATGTTTAGTTGGTTAGAAAAAAATCCTTTCTTTTTTGCGGTATTTGTATTTGTTGTTATTGCTTATGCTGGTGTTGTAGAAATTCTACCTGCATTTAGTCCTAACGCTAGACCAATTGAGAGCAAAAAGCCTTATACAGCTTTAGAACTTGCAGGTCGTCATGTTTATATTAAAGAAAGTTGTAATGCTTGCCATTCGCAATTAATTCGTCCATTTAAAGCAGAAACAGATAGATATGGTGCTTATTCAAAAGCAGGTGAATATGCTTATGATAGACCATTTTTATGGGGTTCAAAAAGAACAGGTCCTGATTTAATGAGAGTTGGTAATTATAGAACTACTGATTGGCATGAAAATCATATGAAAAAACCTGTTTCTGTAGTGCCTAGTTCAATTATGCCTGAATATCCACATTTATTTAAAAAGAATTCAGATTTAGATACAGCTTATGCTGAAGCTTTAACTGTTAAAAAAGTTTTCAATGTTCCTTATGATGAAGAAGGTTATCCAAAATTAGGAACTTACGAAGACGCTCGTAAAATGATGGTAGAACAAGCTACACCTATTGTTGATGCAATGAGCGATGAAGAAGTAAAACAAGCGTTTGAACCTTGCCGTGCAAATGCACTTGATAGTAAATGCGAAATTAAAGAAATAGTTGCATTGATTGCGTATTTAAATAGCTTAAAGTAA